The sequence AAAATGTTGAGTAAAGAACTGAAAGAACTGGAAACAAATCTTCTGATTACAAGAACAATTCAGGATACAAAACCGATTACAGTGGTGTATGCAGTTACGGAATATGGGAAATCAGTATTTCCGGTAACGGAGACACTGGTAAACTGGGGAATACTTCATAGAGAGAAGATTAAGGAGTCCATGACTACTTCAGGATCTTAAAAGAGCAATAAAAAAATCCTCAGACTCAGTAGAGTTGAGGATTTTTAGTTATACATGATTTTCTAAATTACTTTTTATCTAACCATGTATTGACCAGTTCAGAATGTTCTTCCACCCATTTTTGTGCAGTGGCTTCTTTATTTTTACTCTGTTCCATTTGGATTAAAAGATCAGACATCGTTTCATCATCAAAATGGAGGTTAGAAAAGAATGCTGCCAGTTCAGGATGATCTGTACTAAAGCTTTTTCTTGCATAGGTTTTAATTTGTTCTGCTTCACCATATATCTTTTTAGGATCGTCAAGAAACTTAAGTTTCATTTTACCAAACATCCAGTGAGGCTGCCATCCTGTTACCACAATCCATTGTTTACGTTGTATGGCGTTCTGTAATTCAGTGATCATGGCAATGGTAGAGGAGTTGATCTGTTGATAATCCAGTTTATAATCAACAATAGCTTTATCTGTTCCTGTTGTCAATCCTGCGCCCTTTTCAATCCCAATGATTCTGTGATTGAACTGTTCCTGATGCTGGTTAAGTTCTTCAATAGACTGAATGGAAACATATTCGGGAACTACCAGTCCTATACGACCATTGTTATAATTGGTTCCCAGATGTGTTAATCCCGGAAATTTAGCCAGTTTTTTAGCATGGGTGTAAGGAAGCCAAACTCCCATAAAAAGGTCTGTATCTTCATTGTTCATGGAAGCCAGAATCATATCTGTAGAGGCTTTCTGAATAATGACATGATAGCCTTGTTGATCCAAAATTGCTTTAGCTATATGCGTCATCGCCACATCTTCTGCCCAGCCATCTACCATTCCTATGGTAATATATTTGGAGTTTTTTATATTTCCACATGAATTTAATGAACCAAATAGGATCATTAAAATGGGAAAAAATAGATATTTTAATTGTTTCATCTTATTAATTCCTTCCAGTACTTTCTCACCCAGACCACCTGCGGCAATCATTCCGGCAATCACAACCATAGATAGGGATAACAGGATGGTTTGATTAATCCCTGTTAAAATAGTTTTCATGGCCAGAGGAAGTTCCACCTTAAATAGGATCTGACGGTTGGTTGCTCCAAAAGCACGTGCTGCTTCTACAATATCTTTCGGTACAGATTCTATTCCCAATGTTGTTAAACGTACCGCTGGAGGCATTGCAAAAATGATTGTTGCAAAAGCGCCGGGCACTTTTCCGATGCTGAAAAACAGTACCGCAGGAATCAGGTAAACGAATGCAGGCATGGTTTGCATTAAATCCAATAAAGGACGAATAATTTTTGCTGCAATCTTGTTTTTGGCAGCTAAAATTCCCAGAGGGATAGAAAGGATAAGGGCGGTAATGGTTGCTACAAAGATAAGTGCCAGCGTTTCCATGGTTTCTTTCCATAATCCCATCAAAAATATCAGGCTTAATCCTGCTGCCGTAACAATGGCGATACCTTTCCCGGCTTTCCACAATGCTAAAAGTGTAATGAAGAGGATAATTACATAAAAAGGAGTATTTATAAGTACCCATTCAATCCCCATGATAGAGGCGTTTCCTACATGTTTTATGACATCAAATACAGGTTTTCCATTTTCTGTGAGCCAATTGATTGCAGTTTCTACATATTGACCTATATCTATAATTTTATTCATCTTATTGATTGTTTGCGATTTCTTTTAATTCAATGATTTCTTCTTCGTTAAATTTGGTAGCTTCTATGACAAGAGAAAGTTGGGTAACAAGGCCTAAAAATTTATTGTTTTCATCTACAACAGCAATGGCCGATTTACTACCTGAAATTAGCGGTAACATCTCTTCTACTGTCACTTCGGGATAAACTGAAGGGACATTATTGTTGATAATAGATTCTACTGTAGGTTCTTTCTTTTTGGCAATTCTGACCACATCATTAAGCGTTACAAAACCAAGAAATTTATTTTGAAAATCTACAACGGGAAGGTTTTCTAATCCTGTTGCTCTCATTTTTCGTAAGGCTCCTTCGGGACCATCTTTTCTAAAACGCACCACTGTAGCTTTATCAAACATCAAAGATCTGGCGGTAATAATTGTTTTACGATCTACCTTCTCTACAAATGCTTTTACATAATCGCTTGCAGGGTTGGTTAAAATATCTTCAGCAGTTCCTATTTGTTCTATGACACCATCTTTCATAATGACGATACGGTCTCCAATTTTAATGGCTTCGTCGAGATCATGGGTAATAAATACAATGGTCTTTTGTAAAGTGTTTTGCAGTTCCAGCATTTGGTCCTGCATTTCAGATTTTATCAAAGGATCCAGCGCAGAGAAAGCTTCATCCATAAGCAATACTTCCGGATCGTTGGCCAAAGCTCTTGCTAATCCTACTCTCTGTTGCATTCCTCCTGAAAGTTGGGAAGGATATTGATTTTCGAAACCGTTTAATCCAACAATATCCAGAGCTTTCTGTGCCTTTTCATCGCGGGAAGCTTTACTTTCTCCTCTGATCTCAAGTCCAAAACCGGCATTATCTAAGATATTGTGATGAGGTAGTAATCCAAATTTTTGAAATACCATGCTCATCTCTGTTCTTCTTACTTCCAGAAGTTCTTTATTGTTTTTACCGGTAATATTATCGTCATTGATATATACTTTACCTGAAGTAGGTTCATTCAGTCTGTTAAGACAACGCAGTAGGGTTGATTTTCCGCTTCCGGACAGCCCCATGATGACAAAGAATTCACCTTCATAGATCTCAAAACTCGCTTTGTTGATTCCTACCGTGCAACCTGTTTTTTCTAGAATTTCCTTTTTGGAAAAACCTTTGTCTAAAAGTTCCTGTGCTTTTTCTTTGTTCTTACCAAAAATAATCGTCAGATCTTCAACTTTAAGTTTTATTTTTCTACCGTTTTCATTTTTTTCCATATTCAGAATTTTTTAATTGATAATTGATACACAATATTGTATATAATTACATGATTAAACATTTAACTTTGATGTTGTTCTTTTGTTGACGGGTGTACAAAATAATCTGCCGAGCTTATAATGATAAAAGCTTATAACAAAAAAATAATGGCATAAAGCCCCGTGGCCTTATGTTTATTTTAAATATTTCAATAGATTTTACTCTAGAAAAAGAGTGTCATGTGTAAAAAGAAGTTAATCTTTTACATGGATTCTACAATTAAATTACTGATGAGGTAATAAAAGATATGTGTACAGAACAACTTGAATTCCTACATTTCATCAAAATGTGGATCATTATAAAAAACCTGTGTATCAGTTTTTTACGACGTTGCAAATTTACGAATTTTATTTTAAATGGATTTTTTTAGGTATAAGAAGCTGGTTTTAAGTTAGGTTATGGAGTGAGATACTCATCGTACATTTCCCTTTACCATTAACGATAAAGGTGTTTTGATCATGCATATGTTTTTTAGAAAAATCTGTACAATATGACGAGTGAAATTACTTCAGTAAAACTGCAATAATTGCCAATATTGCCGGGAGTGCCTGGACAAAAAATATCTTTTTGGTGGCAGAAACTGCTCCATAAATACCAGCTATGGCTACACACCCCAAAAAGAATAGAGCAATATTATCCTGCCATTGCGGATCTTTAATCAGAAAAGACCAGATCAGCCCGGCAGCCAGAAAACCATTATACAATCCCTGATTGGCTGCCAATCCTTTTGTGGGCTTAAACATTTCCGGAGGAAGAGCAGCCTTGAAAACTTCTTTTCCTTTGGTTTCCCATGCAAACATTTCCATCCAAAGAATATAGAGATGTTCCAGTGCAACGACTGCGATAAGGATTTTAGCAACGAGTTCCATGATTTCATATTTTGTCATTGTAAAACTAAAAAAATAAAGTTAAGTTTGAGTATTCAATTCTAAAGATGGATAATTTCAAGGCACATTTAAATAAATTCATTACGGTAACAGACGAAGAGTATCTTTCAATTTTCTCATTCTTCGAAGTATTGAAGGTGAAAAAGAAACAAGGTCTGATGCTGGAAGGTGAGGTTTGCAGAAACATGTATTTTGTAGTGGAAGGTTGCCTGAGAAAGTATTTTATTAATGAAAAAGGAGTGGAACATACCACTCAGTTTGCTATTGAAAACTGGTGGATTACTGATACGTTTGCCTATGAGAGACAGTTGCAGACAGATTTTAATATTCAGTCTGTGGAAAAGTCTACCATTCTTGTCATTGATTTTAAAAGTCAGGAATTGTTACTTGAAAAACATCCTGTGATGGAAAAATATTTCCGAATTATCTATCAAAGAGCGTATGCCGCTTCAGAAAGGAAGCTTCGTTACCTTGCTGAATATTCACGGGAAGAGTTGTACGTACATTTCAGTACGCTCTATCCTTGGTTTATACAAAGAATTCCTCAATATCTTATCGCTTCATTTCTTGGTTTTACTCCAGAATATTTAAGTGAAATTAAAGCAAAATTACGTTCTTAAACCAGTTTAAGTTTTTTACGGATCAGATATCGGAAATTTGCCATGTGATTAAAAGCTAACGCAATGACAAATACACAAAATCAATTTCCGCAGCTATTTTTAAGACTTGCTCTTTCTGTAACCATGCTTTCTGCAGTAGCTGACCGTTTCGGGTTATGGAGTGCAGAAAACTCATCATGGGGAAACATGAAAAGCTTTGAAGAGTATACAAGATCGCTGACCTTTTTTCTTCCGGAAGCATTGAGTACCTTTTCAGCTTATGCAGCCACATGTTTAGAAATTTTATTGCCATTGATGCTGATTGTAGGTTTTAAAACTAAGATTGCAGCTTATGGAAGCAGTATCTTATTATTGATTTTTGCAGTATCAATGGCTATAGCACTAGGTCCTAAGGCTCCTTTCGATTATTCAGTTTGGGTGGGAAGTGCAGCAGCTCTTTTATTGGCTGTTCAGCAACAATATTCTTTTAGTATAGATCAATTAACCAAAAAATAAATATAATGAGCGCAAGATTAAATATTGCAACAGTAGATTCAGCAGCGTATAAAGCGATGATGGGATTAGAAGGGTATTTACAGACAACTTCTTTAACCCATATTCAAAAGGAATTAATTAAAATCAGAGCTTCCCAGATCAATAAATGTGCTTTCTGCCTTGATATGCATACAAAAGATGCCATCAAATATGGTGAAACGCCTCAAAGAATTTTTATTCTGAACGGATGGACAGAAGCAAAAGAGTTTTTTACAGAAGAAGAGCAGGTGCTTTTGGCCATGACAGAGGAAATCACCCTGATCAGCCATAAAGGATTAACTGAGGAGACCTACCAAAAAGCTAAGACATTCTTTGATGAAGCTCAGATTGCACAGATTATTATGGCAATTGTGACCATCAATGCATGGAATAGGATTGCAGTGAGTACCCACATGCCGATAGCAAAGTAATAAAGTAAGGAAGCTGGAAGTTAATGAAGTCTATATGATTTACTAAAGCTCAATTTAATTATTAATTTAAATTAAATTAAGCTACTAGTAGTAATATCTAATAGACAATAGTACTTCCAGCTTCCTTTTACTAAAGCTCTTTCAAAGCAGAATTGATGAAGTTCAATTCTTCCTGAGAAAGAGTGATATCTATCGCTTTAGCATTTTCAACAGCCTGCTGAGCATTTCTTGCTCCTGCCAATACAACTGTAATTGCCGGTTGTAGGGTAGTCCATTTTAATACCAATTGTGAAAGGCTTGCTCCTTTTTCCTGAGCAATAGGTTCAATTTTTTCTAAGAAAGTTTTTACTTTATTTAAATCAAACTGAGAAAAATAACCGTTTCTGTGGTCGTTGTCTTTTAATGTATTATCCTTAAAATATTTACCTGTTAAAAGACCTCTTTCCATTGGACTATATACGATAATTCCTGAATTTTGCTGTAAAGAATAAGGAACCAGATCGTTTTCAATGGCATGGTTCAGCATACTGTAAGAAACCTGGTTGCTCGCTAATTTCAATGTTTTGTTAGCTTCTTCCATTTGGGCGACACTATAATTACTTACTCCAGCAGCACGAATTTTTCCTTGCTGAATTAATAGTTCCATAGCTTCCATCGTTTCACTGATGGTTGTGGTACTATCTGGCCAGTGAAGTTGTAAAAGGTCTATATAATCTGTACCCAGTCTTTTTAAACTTTCTTCAACTTCTTTGATAATGTTTTCTTTGGAAGCGAATTTATAAACAGGGATTACTTTACCTTCATCTTCTGCATCAAAGAAAAATTCTCCCTTTCCGTTGTTGCTTCCGTCCCATACCAAACCGAATTTAGTTAACAACTGAATTTTTGAACGGTCTTTTCCTTTAATAGCTTCACCAATCATTTCTTCACTTAATCCAAAACCGTAAAAAGGAGCCGTATCAATAGAGGTGACTCCATGATCCAATGATGCATGAATAGAGTTAATAGAATCCTGTTTTTCATTACCGCCCCACATATTTCCACCGATGGCAAAAGCTCCATGCGTAATTACAGATAGCTCGAGATCAGTGTTTCCTAATTTTCTGTATTCCATTTTTTATTTTTTATTTAATTCTTTTAAAATTGCTTCTCCAACACTCTTGGCAGATTGTGGATTCTGTCCCGTAATCACTCTTTGATCCGTTACCACATGGTTTTGCCAAAGTCCTGATTTTTCAAATTTTGCTCCTCTTTCTTTTAATTTATTCTCCAGTAAAAAAGGAACAACATCCGTTAATTGTACAGCAGATTCTTCTTCATTGGTAAAAGCATTGATCTTTTTTCCATCTACCAGATATTTTCCATTATTCAGTTTGATATTAACCAAACCTGCCGGGCCGTGGCAAACGCCTGCTACAATGCCTCCGTTTTCATAAATTGTTGAAGCTATGTCTGCCAGTTCTGTATTGTCTGCAAAATCCCACATGGCTCCATGACCTCCTGCATAAAAAATAGTTGAATACTCTTTGGGATTCACCTGTGATGGTGTTAAAGAATGATCGACTTTGTTTTTATAGTCTGTGTTTTCCCAGAACTCTTTGTTTACAGGATCTTTTAAATCAAATCCGTCTACTGGTGGCGTTCCTCCTTTCGGGCTTACAAAATCAATTTCATAGCCTGCCTTGTGAAGAACTTCCCATGGATGGGAAACTTCTCCCAGGTAATATCCTGTATCCTTACCAGTGCTGCCTTTTTTATCATGGCTGGTTACGACGAATAATATTTTGTTTTTCATATTTTTTGATTTCTTGGTCTGTGCCTGTATAAATCCTATCGTGAAAATGGCCAGTATTAAAAACGTTATTTTTTTCATATTTAAATGATATGAGTTAAATATATTTGTGGTTTTTCCTGAAGCTTTTCATCCACTAAGGCTCCGAAAGCCTGGATGTAAGGCTGTTGATTGTGTTGATCCAATCCTTCTTTGCTTTTCCAGATTTCATAGAAGACAAATTCGTTTTTGTTTTCAATTCCCTGATGTAGGTTATAAAGCTCACAAGCTTCTTCTTTCCTTGTTTTTTTTACCATTTTCTGAAGAACTGCCAATACTTCTGCCTGATGGTCTTCTTTGGTTTTTATAATAGCTGTAAGATGAATTTTCATAATTAAATATAATTTTCAATGGAGGTATAGATGGGTTTCCATCCCAGTTCTGTTCTTGCTTTGTCTGCGCTGCATATACTATTGGAGGCAAAACCGAAATAGCCGCCTGCCGGACCAAAATTGTCAACGGCTTCCTGTACGCTTAAAGATCTGGCGGGCTCCAGATTATATTTTTTGCTGATAATTTCAGCAATGTTTCTTAAAGATGAGGAACCGTTTTCTGCATAATAGATGGAACCGCTTTTTGCTTTTTCCAGTGCCAGGACATAAAGGTCTGCCAAATCTTCAATATGTAAATTTGACCATATATTTTCACCCTCTCCAAAATAAACACCGTGTCCTTTTTTCTCAGAAAAATGAATCAGGGCAGGGATTTGGATGCTGTCTTTTTTTAAGCCAAGACCTTGTCCATACACCATTGTGGGAACAATCACAATACTTCTTATTTCCTTTTGAGCTGACTGCAGAACATAATTATTGATAAGGACCCTTGATGCCATTTCCAGTCTTGGAATCAAAGGATAATCTTCTCTGAAAACAAAATCACTTTTTTTACCATTTTCTTTGCCGCCGAAAATAGCAGATCCAGAAGTGAATATGAATGTTTTATGGCTTCCTTCCAATGCCTTGATAAAGCTATCTGCAGCATAGGCATCATCTGCTGAATCAGCATTATGGATGACAGCATCAACACTGGTAACGACTTCTTTTATAAGATCTTCATGATGGATATTCCCAATAATGGTCTTGATTCCCATCGATTCCAGTTCCTGCACGTGGGCTTCATTACGAACCAGTCCGATCACCTCATAATTCCTGTCAAGCAGTTTTTTGGCGATACTCCCGCCTATATAGCCGGTAATACCTGTGATCAATATTTTTTTCATGATACTAATTCTGGTCTTAATTCTTTTTCAAAGACGTTTTTCAAATGTTCTCTGTAGAGTTTCATATCTCGCTCTATGTTGGCATTTTTTTCTACATCATGGAAGTGAAAGCTTTCCATTTTTTCTAATGAGACGAAAGCATTCATTCTATGGAATCCAAATAATGGCCCTTCGTCTACACTTTTCTCATTAAAGAATTCTCCGGGAAGAGTAAAAGCTGTTTTAGGAGCATTCCAACTAGTTGTTAACATGTATTTTCTTCCACCAAGCATTCCGCCAGTACCATAGTTGATCTCTGGATTAGCTGCATTTCTACCATCACTCATATAAATACCTTTGGCGTGACCTGCTGTGAAAACTTCATCAATATATTTCTTAAACCCGTTTGGAAGCTGGAACCACCAGATAGGAGTGTGGTAAATGATATAATCTGCCCAAACGAATTTTTCTACCTCTTCATGTTTGTCATAACCTTCGCTTACGTTAGTGATTTTTACCTCTATATTATCAAATTCTTTAAGAACAGCTGTTGTATTTTCTGCGATTGTTTGATTATATTTTCCTCCGGAATGTCCGAAATTTTGTCCTCCGTTAATGATGAGTACTTTTTTCATTTTTTTATGATTGTTTAAATTTTACTCTGCAAAGTTAGAATGAGATTACGTATAATAAAAATAATATAAATTATAGCAAAGTATCAGAATATTTATACATTGAAATGAATACTTAGTATTAATAAAATAGAAGAGTTCAAAATTTGAGTTTTTTTTCAGCCACTCCCAAAAATGTACTTACTAGGCAAAAATTCATCCTTATTAATTCTTTTTCATGGTAAAAAGTCATGTCATATCTGAACAGGATTTGCTTTTCGTCTTGTAAATTTGATTAACAAATTAGCAAAGAATGATACAGATAGCAGTTTTCAGTGATGTACACGGGAATCTTCCGGCATTGGAAGTCGTGTTGAAGGATATTGAAGATCGGGGAATTCATCAGAAATTCTGTTTAGGAGATTTAGTTGATTTTGCACCTTGGGGAAATGAAGTAATAGAAAGAATTAAGAGTCTAAATATTCCCTGTCTGCTTGGAAATCATGATGAAAGAATTGCTTTTAATCTACCTGTTTTTCCTTTGTCTAAGCATTCTCAACAAGAAACGGAGGCCAGATTTATTGCGATAGATCATTCTAAAAAACATATTATAGAAGAGAATAAACAATTTCTTTCTGAGCTTCCTTTTCATTTGAAAGTAAATTATAAAATAGGGAACAAACATTGGAATATTCAGTTGGTACATTCTAGTCTTACGAGCAACGATACTTATCTATATGATTCTGAGAAAGATGATGTTTTTTCTGATATGCTGAAAGAGTCTCAATCTGATGTTATTGTTATGGGACATACTCATTTATCATTTACTAAACAGTTTGAAAATAAGAAATGGGCGATCAATTGTGGTTCTGTAGGGCGATCCAAAGAAGAAAACAGATTGGCTTCTTATCTCATACTTACTTTAGATGAAGAAAAAATTATTCCTGAAATTGTACAGCTGAGTTATCCGCTTGAACAAACTTTACAGGCGATTGAGAAAAGCGAGATTCCTGATTATTATGCAGATTTTTTAAGCAATAAAGAGATATTTATAAAATAATAAATGAATTTTTGTGTCCTTTTTAGGGTAGTGTCTTTTCGCTTGTTGATTTTTGTTTCTATAGAAAGCGAATTTTTAATTCGAAATTGTCTATTCATATTGCATTGAAAATAGACCAGTTAAATGTTTTTTTTTTGTTTTAAATAATTGAATTTTAATATTTTGTAATTATTCATACTTTTATATGTAGATACTCGAACTCATTTTTTCATTACAATCAGTTCGAGTATTTTTATTGAGACTTTTTTCATGATTCTCTGAAGGATATTTGCAATAGATTATTCGAATCAAAGTCAATTAAAATTTAGAAATCATGAAAAAAACAATTCTTTTTATTTTTTTACTATGCTCCGTACTTGGTTTAGCCCAATTACAGAAAGTAAAAATTGATACGCTCTTAACCCCTGAAATTGGTGGAATAAAACAGGCCATAGATATTAAAACAAATGACTCGGGTAAACCTGTGCTTTTATTTTTATCAGGCGGGCCGGGAAGTTCAATGCGGAAAAATGCGGAGGCTTTTACAACACTTTTAAAAGATAGATTTACTATTGTTCAATGGGATCAGAGAGATGCCGGAAAAACCCTTGAGCTAAATCCTTCTCCCGTTCAGCCTTCAGTTGATCTCATGGGAAAAGATACCTATCAGGTTATCAATTTTTTGAGAAAAGAATTAAAACAGGAGAAGATATATCTATTAGGGAGCTCTTGGGGAAACGCTTTAGGTTTTTATATTGTTAGGAATCATCCTGAGCTTTTACATGCCTATTTTGCGGTGAATCCAGTTGTTAGTCAATTGGAGAGTGAGAAAGAACTGTTAAGTATTTTAAAAGATCGCTTTAAAGAAGATCCTGTTGCCAGTAAAGAATTGGCAAGTGTACAGATTCCTTTCAAAGTTGATGAAGATTTATTTTATTTAAGAAAATGGCTTTTTTATAAAGATGGTAAACAGTATGTAACAGGTGATGATTTCAAGAAAGGTTTTCTACAGTGGTCAAAAACATGGTCACCTGCATGGAATGAAGTGATGAATATCGATCTTCCAAAAACCTTAAAAAAAGTGGAATGTCCTATTTATTTCTTTGTTGGTAAAAATGATATTCAAACTTCTACCAGAATTACAACTGAATATTTTCAAAAGGTAAAAGCACCTAAGAAAGGCTTATTCTTATTTGAAAAATCTGGGCATCAGATTCATAAGGATGAACCAGAAAAATTTCAGGATACCATCCTTCAAGTATTAAAATAATCTGAATTCAGGTAAAGAGACTGGTAAGATAAGAAGGATGCAAAGGCGTGCTTCTCTCTTATAATATTCGGATCTTGTCAAAACAAAGATATATAAACCTGGATTTTTATTAGCATGAAAATGATATTAGTATTATAATTATTTTGTAATTTTATATCAGAATATTAATAATTAAGGCATGGTCAATTTAGAATGGTATCGTACTTTTAAGGCGATCTATAAAACCGGGACGTTGACAGGTGCAGCGGATGCTCTATTCATTTCACAGCCCGGGGTAAGCTTGCATTTAGGCTCACTGGAAGCCTATGTTGGATATAAATTATTTGACAGAACGGGTAGAAAAATGATTCCTACAGAAAGAGGGAAAGTATTATTCAATGCTGTAGCAGAACCGCTTACCAAACTGGAGGATGTAGAAAAAAACTTTCAAAAATCTATCGAAAAGCATACCCCAACCATCAGTGTGGGAATGTGTTTTGAAACTTTTCAGACCACCTTGGAGCAATATGTTTCTTCATTACCTTTCAATTTGATTATCAGCTTTGGAGAATATCCTGAAATGCTGGATCAGCTGGATAAAGGAATCCTTGATCTCATCATCACTCCGAAAAAAGGATCTTCACCTAATATACAGCATGAAGCATTTTCTTCGGAACAGATTATATTGGTGGGAGGAAAAGAGATAGATACAGAGGCTTTTAAAAAAGTTTTAAAAACAAAAGATGCAGAACAGATCGAAGCATGGCTGAAGAATGAGAAATGGTACGGAACCACCGGAGATATGGAACATCTTTTCCAGTTCTGGACTCTAAATTTTGGTCACAAACCGAATTTCCGCCCCAATTATATCGTTCCTAATCTCAATTCTATTATTCGTTGCCTGAAAGGAGGCACAGGATTAGCCGTTGTTCCGGATTTCTTATGCAAGAACGCAATTGACAGTGGAGAAGTAAAGCTGATCTGGGAGGGAAAGAAGAAGCTGGAAAATACCTTGTATTTCGGATGTAGAAAAAAGACCAATTATCAAACGGAAATAGAGCATATTAAAGGGTTATTCCGTAAAGTAATGGGCAAAGATTAGATCAGGATGATGAAGAAAGTATTAGAAACTGACCGGCTATTGCTAAGAGAGTTAACCATTGAGGATGCTTATCATTTTTATGAACTTAATGCGAACCCCAATGTAATACAATATACAGGTGATTCACCTTTTGAGAATGAGGAGGAAGCGCTGATTTTTCTGCAAAACTA is a genomic window of Chryseobacterium nakagawai containing:
- a CDS encoding winged helix-turn-helix transcriptional regulator, producing the protein MAKIIENGNEREATCTEELFAMRDSLDVLGGKWKLMILRYLTNRTDQQIHFKKLERGIDGISAKMLSKELKELETNLLITRTIQDTKPITVVYAVTEYGKSVFPVTETLVNWGILHREKIKESMTTSGS
- a CDS encoding ABC transporter permease/substrate binding protein; this encodes MNKIIDIGQYVETAINWLTENGKPVFDVIKHVGNASIMGIEWVLINTPFYVIILFITLLALWKAGKGIAIVTAAGLSLIFLMGLWKETMETLALIFVATITALILSIPLGILAAKNKIAAKIIRPLLDLMQTMPAFVYLIPAVLFFSIGKVPGAFATIIFAMPPAVRLTTLGIESVPKDIVEAARAFGATNRQILFKVELPLAMKTILTGINQTILLSLSMVVIAGMIAAGGLGEKVLEGINKMKQLKYLFFPILMILFGSLNSCGNIKNSKYITIGMVDGWAEDVAMTHIAKAILDQQGYHVIIQKASTDMILASMNNEDTDLFMGVWLPYTHAKKLAKFPGLTHLGTNYNNGRIGLVVPEYVSIQSIEELNQHQEQFNHRIIGIEKGAGLTTGTDKAIVDYKLDYQQINSSTIAMITELQNAIQRKQWIVVTGWQPHWMFGKMKLKFLDDPKKIYGEAEQIKTYARKSFSTDHPELAAFFSNLHFDDETMSDLLIQMEQSKNKEATAQKWVEEHSELVNTWLDKK
- a CDS encoding quaternary amine ABC transporter ATP-binding protein, translated to MEKNENGRKIKLKVEDLTIIFGKNKEKAQELLDKGFSKKEILEKTGCTVGINKASFEIYEGEFFVIMGLSGSGKSTLLRCLNRLNEPTSGKVYINDDNITGKNNKELLEVRRTEMSMVFQKFGLLPHHNILDNAGFGLEIRGESKASRDEKAQKALDIVGLNGFENQYPSQLSGGMQQRVGLARALANDPEVLLMDEAFSALDPLIKSEMQDQMLELQNTLQKTIVFITHDLDEAIKIGDRIVIMKDGVIEQIGTAEDILTNPASDYVKAFVEKVDRKTIITARSLMFDKATVVRFRKDGPEGALRKMRATGLENLPVVDFQNKFLGFVTLNDVVRIAKKKEPTVESIINNNVPSVYPEVTVEEMLPLISGSKSAIAVVDENNKFLGLVTQLSLVIEATKFNEEEIIELKEIANNQ
- a CDS encoding DUF1304 domain-containing protein — protein: MELVAKILIAVVALEHLYILWMEMFAWETKGKEVFKAALPPEMFKPTKGLAANQGLYNGFLAAGLIWSFLIKDPQWQDNIALFFLGCVAIAGIYGAVSATKKIFFVQALPAILAIIAVLLK
- a CDS encoding Crp/Fnr family transcriptional regulator; translation: MDNFKAHLNKFITVTDEEYLSIFSFFEVLKVKKKQGLMLEGEVCRNMYFVVEGCLRKYFINEKGVEHTTQFAIENWWITDTFAYERQLQTDFNIQSVEKSTILVIDFKSQELLLEKHPVMEKYFRIIYQRAYAASERKLRYLAEYSREELYVHFSTLYPWFIQRIPQYLIASFLGFTPEYLSEIKAKLRS
- a CDS encoding DoxX family membrane protein — encoded protein: MTNTQNQFPQLFLRLALSVTMLSAVADRFGLWSAENSSWGNMKSFEEYTRSLTFFLPEALSTFSAYAATCLEILLPLMLIVGFKTKIAAYGSSILLLIFAVSMAIALGPKAPFDYSVWVGSAAALLLAVQQQYSFSIDQLTKK
- a CDS encoding carboxymuconolactone decarboxylase family protein produces the protein MSARLNIATVDSAAYKAMMGLEGYLQTTSLTHIQKELIKIRASQINKCAFCLDMHTKDAIKYGETPQRIFILNGWTEAKEFFTEEEQVLLAMTEEITLISHKGLTEETYQKAKTFFDEAQIAQIIMAIVTINAWNRIAVSTHMPIAK
- a CDS encoding aldo/keto reductase, translated to MEYRKLGNTDLELSVITHGAFAIGGNMWGGNEKQDSINSIHASLDHGVTSIDTAPFYGFGLSEEMIGEAIKGKDRSKIQLLTKFGLVWDGSNNGKGEFFFDAEDEGKVIPVYKFASKENIIKEVEESLKRLGTDYIDLLQLHWPDSTTTISETMEAMELLIQQGKIRAAGVSNYSVAQMEEANKTLKLASNQVSYSMLNHAIENDLVPYSLQQNSGIIVYSPMERGLLTGKYFKDNTLKDNDHRNGYFSQFDLNKVKTFLEKIEPIAQEKGASLSQLVLKWTTLQPAITVVLAGARNAQQAVENAKAIDITLSQEELNFINSALKEL
- a CDS encoding type 1 glutamine amidotransferase domain-containing protein — protein: MKKITFLILAIFTIGFIQAQTKKSKNMKNKILFVVTSHDKKGSTGKDTGYYLGEVSHPWEVLHKAGYEIDFVSPKGGTPPVDGFDLKDPVNKEFWENTDYKNKVDHSLTPSQVNPKEYSTIFYAGGHGAMWDFADNTELADIASTIYENGGIVAGVCHGPAGLVNIKLNNGKYLVDGKKINAFTNEEESAVQLTDVVPFLLENKLKERGAKFEKSGLWQNHVVTDQRVITGQNPQSAKSVGEAILKELNKK
- a CDS encoding putative quinol monooxygenase codes for the protein MKIHLTAIIKTKEDHQAEVLAVLQKMVKKTRKEEACELYNLHQGIENKNEFVFYEIWKSKEGLDQHNQQPYIQAFGALVDEKLQEKPQIYLTHII